A segment of the Excalfactoria chinensis isolate bCotChi1 chromosome Z, bCotChi1.hap2, whole genome shotgun sequence genome:
GCAAGAAAGGCTGGTAAGTCAATACACAACGCCTGCTGCTATATTGCTGTaatatgtttttattctgcACAGCAAGGGGATTCATCTCAGTGCAGCACTTACCGATGTCCTTTCAGAGATATCATGTTAAGTTCCACAGCTTTCTCAAGGAATTTCTTTTCCAAGGCTTCATCACCCTTGTTACTACCAATGCGGAAGGGGACGTTCATTCTGCTTCGGTTCTTCTTCTCCACTGGACATCTGAATAAGTTGCAAAAATAATGATTAACCTAAATTTAGGTTTTGCTAAATTTACATTTTCAATTATAAACAGCTTCAGAAAGTGAATAATTGCATCCAGCTCAAAAGTCATTGTTCCATAACAAAAGCAATCATTACTCCCTGTGAAAGAATGCAAACTCCCATTTTCAACCAAGTGTAACTATGGTAATATGAAGTGGAAGACCTTTCTGACATACCCAAAATTGTCTCTGGAAGACACTTTTATTCTGCTGGCCACAAGTGCTACTAGAATTGAGTTTGACCCACCTAAACagaggtaaaacaaacaaaaaaacccaccacggTATAAAGAAGCTTCCATTGGAGATTTTAATCAGTCATTTTGGTCCCCCTTCTCAATGCCTTATTTGGTGTTATTAAGAATCATGAACACAGAGAGAAGAGTGATCTTTATAACAAATTTTACATCACATACGTGGCTGAAATATATTCCTTTAATCCAAAGTAGACGATCTAAGATGCATTTAAAGTAAAATTACACTTCATTTTCCTctaatttgtgtttgttttatggattctgtttcatttgtgaTTATTGTGGacagaataaaatacaaaagagatATGAAGCCACGGTATTTCCCAAAATTGTGATGTAAATTCTTGCACAAATTcacaaggaaacattttttattattctatttgACATGGTTGCAGGTTGAGCATGGGTTGGattgttttctgcagtcagCAGGGGTGTTGAGTTCTTCATTGGTTTCTTTGCACAGATTTAGTAGTAACTGCTCCTAATAATATTAACATGTGTAAATTCTCTGTgccagctgaaaccaggaaaACACTCTTTTTAAAGGCCCATGATTGTAAGGATTctcaaattatatatatatataatatatatggaTATGCTCCACTTAAGACAACCTGTTTCCTATCAGGCAATCTAACATACCTCCGTGCAAGCTGTTAATGCAGAGACTTTAGAAAGCAACAAACTGCAAATGGCACACAGAACTTTGTGGAACAGTCTCTATTCACAAAAAGCTTGTCACACCTCTTGCTCAGTGACGCATGCTATAGATTAGGTGGTACATTACAGTGAGGAAGACATCTTCAGAtaagaatggattttttttaaactgtatgACTAAAAAGATGGCTTGAACTGTGTTGCTAAGGAAGATGCATACAGACCACTTAATGAAGTTTGCTTTGCTATCTTTATTTGCCAGTTCACCATCCCACTTGCACTGCATTTGCCTATCAAGTCTTATAGGCCCGCTTGCCAAAaacaaggatttttttatttgccataaaatgtttttttttcaaagcttgATTTGCTCACTGAGGTTTATGGAAAAGTCCCCAGGGTTTTCATAAAGTAGGATCACAGTTCTAATCATTGCAATGCCAACGGCAAAGCTGTTCCCATCACAAAAATGGATAAGCAGAATGCACTGAATATTATGAACTATATCTTTGCCAATTAAGTTTGAAGCCAACTTAAATATAAAATCCAAATTTAATTTCCCTATCCTAACTTTAGGTTAATTAGGTTAATTAGGTCCCAAATTTTTACTTCATActgaaggcaaaggaaaatattttgcagtcttTGTCACTTGCTAGTTTTTGAACCTATGAGTTTTGAAATTATTACTGCTTATTACAACATCAAGATTTGACAACACATTTCACGTcctgtcaggaaaaaaagccttgcATCCATAGTCAAAAACAGACAGTCAAAtctgtcatttaaaataacatcaaaaacagctgaaaacaaaatattttctttatgcaCAGATTACGTTCTGACTAATTCAGGAAGTGTTTCAGAATTGACTACAATTAATAAAGATACTCTGCCttagtgaaggaaaaaaaagcaaacaaaaaaacagaggtTTTGATTTCTGAAGAGGTGATTAGAAAGGATATGATGTAAAATTCCTCTCAGCAGCTTCTTACCAGCCACCTTCTCTGTTTCTGCCCATGATTCTCAGACATACAGTAAGCATACTGAATAGTAACAAACTGCTTTCAGTACATGTATCTCCTGGGCTCCTGCATTGTATTAAAGACTTCTCAAGCGATTTGTGTAGGATAATGGGAAATAACATTCTACTGGAATGAAACTCACCCTTGGAGAGTTACCAAGTGAATTATTTCCACAAACAATCTCTAGGATTTCAGAATTCCTCAATTTCTACATAACGAAAAAATAACTTTAACTGACTTTTGAAGTTACGCTTAAAGCATTTAGCTGTGCAACAGATTTTTAAGCAAGGAGAAAATATACAACTTACACGTAGAATCCATTAGAGTTATCTATAATATCATAAATCATTCGTGATTTTATTAAACTAAGTTTATCCATGGCTGCAGCTCCACCATTGTTCTTTATCCACTCCAGTACCAGTCCCATGATATAGATactgtaacaaaataaaacatttttttttaatctgattgaaaaagcaaaaaacagacACGAATATCAGTACACTAAAATTTTAAACTGTGAGACATTATATTTAAGGTAACTGTTACAGCATAAAGCCTGTACAGCTGCTCTAGCCATGATGTAAGAATGAATCTCAAATCTACATGCACTAAGAATGCCAGAAATCTAATCCCATTTTCACAATCATTAAGAATAAATCCCATTTCTGCCtaaaaaaaagatcattttccCACCTGAACAGTGATGtttgatgaaataaataattaatgtaATACATTTAATTATTCACTACCATTCAAGTTTAAGCAGAGTCCTGGAAGCCTACTGAAATCACATGTCTAGGGATCAAGTATTTCAATGCCAGTGCAACATAAAAAAAAGCCCCCAGGGCCTTTTGCCTTTGTGCTTTCACTATAAAACTCAGCTTGTTCAAGTTCAGGCATTTCCCGCAACTGCAACATTTTGCATAATGAACTGTTCACAAGTTTTTATGGCGCATTTCCAacagatttgcttttattttatccCCTCATTACAGATTCCAAGGGAGTACTCGGAGAACATTACCCTACAAGGTTCCCTAACACAAGTCTAGCAGgagtttgttttaaactttaCTCCTTTTAATTTCTCAGGGGACGTCAGTCTCAAATCTTTGAACACTTCAGAAAGACTGCAGAATAAATCAGGTTACAGATTGCCTATTACAAATACACCTTATAGATTTGAGAGCACAGCCTTGCTACATTTATGACAGCAGGCTGCCAACAGCCCTGGTATAAAGAATTTAAGTGAAGAATTGCCTAGGCCCCTGAGAGGTACACAGGGCCACATTCATCTCTTGCTATAATTTCCTCCAGTGAAAATTTTGGACAAATAAAGTCTAAACAAGGCCTGGAATCACCCACAGTGGTCAGCCAGATGAAACCCTTAATCCATGTTGCATATCAGCCAAAATAATGTTTCTGGAGCAATTTTAAATGCTAAACAAATCCTTGGAGCTTGAAAATTAGTgtaatatttgtttgtttgttttgggggggggggggtgttttgttttgtttttttaaataggaaatgcATTGCTAACTTTACCAAAGTAGATCAGGGTCAAAGAGTTAAGCACCATAGTGCCAAAATGTTAAAGCTATTGGCATCCCCTAAATTTAATTTAACATCCTGCTGAAGTAGCTGTTGTATATTCTGTTAATATTTCCTGCCTGTTTGCCAGCAAACCATAAAAGAGTGcaaggaaaagaggagaggaataAAAGTCAAGAAGTTTTGCCAGTTCCTTATAAAAACCTGGAACAGCCATTTAGAACCAAGCCAAACAGGCATACACAGTGCCAACATTTCTGTCTGTTATATTTTAGATTCTGGAGCACATTCCACTTTGAGTCCACAGCACCAACTGAAATCAGGCAAGGCAGCAGTCAAAGGAAAAAGgttgtttttcagctttattttccattcttttagTTCTCTACTATTCTATTAGTGTTCTTGAAAGACAATGAAGTGCAgctaatgctgctttttagaaTTTATTCACAGTGGCTGAAATTAAATAAGACTGCAAAACttaattttggttttgcttttcaaaacagaagcagcactgctgaagtgcTGAGAACTTTGTTTCTTCAAATGGAAATAGCTTTGCACTTGGAAAACATGAATGGCTGGATTTAAAACCCAGCATGTGCAACGCAAGTACATGGTGTCCAAAACAGTATGCATGACTTGgcattcagaaaataatcaaTCATGAGAGAGAGGTTTTATCAATTGTTGAAGAAAGTGTTCATATTGCCTGTGTACTGCAGACAGAAAGAGAGCAAACTGGCAACTTTAGgttaatttttctcttaaatgcaAATCCTAATGATATTGGCTATACTCAGCCAGTAGGGCAGTCTTCAGATGGATGCAGGAATACATCATTACAGTACTGCCCACTCTACAGTGGCCATACAGCTTTGGAAAACTCCAGTTGTGCACCAGAACACAAAACATAATGGCacaggatttattttctcttttgataaattaaaataaactgtaCCTATGCCTTTCCACTAATACACACCATACACCGCATTGTGAGAAACATGGATTCAGTAACAATCTGTACCTCAAAATTCTACTGAACTTACATTAGAAAGCTATTAAGGTAAGAGTTTATATGCAGGAACCATTGTAGTTCATTATCATACAGTGTATATGAAATCTGCTGGATACCATTAGGTATTGTAACTTCACAAATTCTGGCTTGTACAAAACAAAGTCTAAGAGCTGCAGTTAAAGATTCTCAgtatgaatcatagaatcatagaatcacccaggttggaaaagaccttgaagatcatcaagtccaactgcagcctaaccagtagcctatctctaaaaaccctctgctaaatcatatccctgagtaccacaacCAAACGGCTCTTAAAAAAATCCAGGGATGAAACAGAATTACCTGTTGATCAGAGATGATGCAatttttggaaaaagaaaaaagaactaggtttttcttttgtttttgttttttttttttttttacatattgaCAAAACACTTTTTAGAGATGGAAGTGTCTGGCCCAAGATATTATTTTTTGGAAAGCATCTGTTTTAGTAGGCATTGgtataacatttttaattacttcagtTTATAAGTGCCATATTAAGCAGTGTAAATACTACTGATTTAATTCCTAAGTATTCCTGTAGCAAAGTAACACCTAGCTAGGTATCAGACACTAAGAGCCACTGCTTTTAGAAGAGCAAGCTGTAATATGTTTTTTCTCATGCATACACAAATTCCCCAAGAACATGCCAATTTTATTACCTTGACTGCTGGCAATAATTACAAAGATTggccaattttattttttaatcctaaGTCAAGCACTGAGGTAGTAGCTAAAGAAATATAGCAAATCTTGTTAGGGAAAAAGGCCAAGCAATGATAAAACTCCCATTTTTAAAACTCTTCTCtagtttcatttcaaaacttATTGCAGTAAATAATTTAGTTAGAACTAGAAATATTCCaacattctttaaaaacatttaataatGATAACGCCATTTATTATTTCCTAGCATGAAGGCAGAAATGGATATGGAGGCTCAATTGCTGGTCAGGTATAAATTAAATGAAGTCTAATGAGCATCCAAGCAGCAAGACTAAATGCCCAAGTTACCTACTTACAATCTTAGAAGCATTAGTATTGCAAAAGCTTGAATCATGTTTGTTTAAGCCAAAGAATTAGATCCTGATATTTCTGTGATGAAATTATGACATACAATATTTAATTCTAAAAATATTACATCCATTATGGCCAAGTCCCATTCATTGTGCAGCAAGGCCTACTGCAatcatttcagatattttcagcAAAATCACATGAAATTCTTTAACACATTTTACTTGAAGGCAAGCAactcttttctctgaaattcttttttcaGTAAGCATAGCAGATGGTAGTGCAGAAACTTCCTGAATAATACACATTAAAAAGCTGGGTAAGTTACCTGTAGCATGGTGGAGTGTTATATAAAGAGCCATTTGCTGCTTGTGTTTTGTAATCCATTACTACAGGGCATTCCTTCAGTGCGAATCCCAGCAAGTCCTCACGCACTATTACAACAGTAACTCCAGCACAACCAACATTCTTCTGAGCACCAGCAAAAATCACACCAAactaacagaaagaaaggaagaaatcacaGCATACATCCACTAGTTGATTTTAATTGAATAATaaaccagttttttttttatacagatGAACAGCAGGTCAAAGACATGCCAGCAGAAGTTCTAATTTCAAGGTGCACTTCCAGCTAGAGTTGTTATCCTATGTATATCTTCATTCAAACTCTTCAAGTTTTCCAGTAATTTGCTAAATACTTAATAGCCACAAGTAATTCTCAAGGCACCCATTTCACATTACTGCAAGCAAAATCTGCTGaaaacacacagacaaaacCATTCTCAACCAATTTGGTATTTCACAAGAGGCATCATATAATCCACTTGctcaaggaaaagcaaaacaggggaaaaaaaaaaaaccaaaaccacaacaaaaaacagttgaAGATGAAGGTACTAGAGATACCAGCCTCACCCAAGTCCAACTCCTTCCATCCTTCACCCCCTCCTTAACTGTACTGTACCTTGGAAACATCCACAGGCCTCGACAGGAAATTTGATGACATATCACAAACTAAGACTGCTCCTTTGACATCAGGTACAAAGTCAAACTCCACACCATGAACAGTCTCATTAGCACAGTAATACACGTATGATGCATCTGGATTGAGATTCCAAGTGGCTGGGTCAGGAATGTCTAAGACAGACAAAAAGGATATCAAAGGTCACTAAACAGATATAATTTTCCTggaattcagttttattttaaggcTACACCTTCAAGTATAAACCCAGAATGATTTTGTAGCCTAAAGTAAAAAGCTACATTGTAGCTTCCTGGAAAGGTAAGACACAAAAGAAATACACCAGTACATCACCAGTATTCTGTGGTGGGCCATCATCAGGCTTACAAACATTCATCTGCCTTTCAGTCCCTTTTCCCTAAGGAACCTTCATCAGAGGGAATCTTCTACATGTCCTTGAAACTACTGAAGCATCCAAATTTTTACTGGTAAAGTTATCAGAAATTGTGATTACATGAGCCCCTAGAAGCATTTTTAGACCTGCTCAAAGTAAGGAGACAGCTGAGCGCATGCTATCTAAATCTTGCAAGGGATCTACAAAACTAAGATTTGCCTCAGTCCCTCAGTCAATAGGCCATACAATGGCATGTCCTGACAGCACAAAACTGGATTTGTAGAGAACAGATGGTTGctcctcttttctcctcttctccaaaagaTAGGGGGAAAATGTGCTGCTATTAACTCTCCCATGATTTATTGCCTCTCACTCCAATTATAGCTGCCAAATGGTGAATACACTCCACTACAATACGAGGTCATCGGTTCAAATCCTTCCAGTCCTATTTCAGAGCTAACTTACAAATGATCAGGAGATGAGTGTTTGGGAACCCCTGAAAGAGCATAACAGAAAGCACATCACCCATCTCCTGGGCCAGTACAGTTCAGATGCCAGACATACTTCTTAATTTCAGAGTAATTTATTACTGAGTGCATCTGAAACTGAATTAACTCCAGCATATACTTGCAAATACCTTAAAAtctaagttaaaaaaaaataaaataagtcaGCTCACATAATTTCCCTGTCTCCCTCCTACCACTCAAGCTCTGAAATCTGTTCACTGTAGTCTCAGAACGCTTGTCTGGTGGAGATCATTAGGCCAGCTAACCAACTTCCCAGTCACGGATGTGGAGACATGCAGGAGACAGTTTGAGTGTTGGCCAGTCAACCATTTAACTAGTTAACATTCAATAACACAATAGCTGAGACAGGCCAATTTTTACAGCAATTCAGGGAAGTAAGCATTCATACTGATAGATGTAATCATCAACTTACTTGTATAGGCTGATAGTTTTGGATGAACGATATTTACTTTGGCATACTTCTCTGCTTCCTTAGCAGCTTTTGCTGACCAAGCTCCAGTAACCACATAATCCGCATGTCTTCCCTCCTTTAAGCCAATGAGGTTTAGTGGGACTGCACTGAACTGGCCAGATCCACCTCCTTGGAGGAAAATAACTTTGTAGTTTTCTGGTATGTTTCTGCAAGCAAGACATAACCGTTTACTTTATTCCCAAAAATCAAAGGACACATACCACTTGCTATCATACATCTGACTGCAGCCCTACAGAGAAGGAACACCGCTGTTTCTGTAGATGCTTTCCGTAGAGGTTAAACCAAATCCTGTCAGCTTTCCCCAAAGTTGAGTAACAACCCACATAGTAGGAATAGTGCCATACATTGAATTAATAAAAGTTTGGTGGAAATAAGCAAATTTTGATCCACACAACTACAAGCAAATTCACTTTTGAGGAGCTTCTaacacagcacacacaggcTTGAACAATATTCCAGCAGAGCTAATACTCACTTCAAGTTTTGTCTCTTACAAGCTTCACAACATTTCTGAATTGAGATGGCTTCACCAGAAAGTTCTTGAAGTACAATTCAGTTTTTAGACTCTTAAAATTTTGCATGTACGACCACACAGTACACTGTACATGCAGAGCAAGTGGAAGAGCTATTTACATCATCACAAAAATTACTCGTTCAAACTACTCACGAAAGCCCTGCCATCAATCATGTTGGCTGTGACAAAGAGTCaagccttcaaaaaaaaaaaaaaaagtacggTCCTTTCATATAAAACTACTATGAGAATAGTGCACTAATTCTAAtgcatgataaaaaaaaaacattaaccCTAATCCACGATCTAACAATTTCCTATTTCAAACTTTTATAAATATAAGAAAGGGGCTCCTGACCAGTCATTCTAAAACACTTCCTTATAGATTTTATGTTAGCAAAATCAGGTAAGTAGCATACAAATCAGTAATATATACAGATCACCTGCATGCCATCAGAGAACACATTCCTGTCATTTCCACTTATTTCTTAAGAACTAGGCAAATGGAAGACCAATATCCTCTCCAGTAGTATTACTTGATCAATAATTACTTTATCAGATGCCTATCTAAACAAACTAGGAACTTTCAAGGAAAGGTCTCCACATTTTACATCTTTAGTGCAACTATCACAAGTTTAacttaaaaataggaaataattcaCTTACAGTAATTCACGCAACAGGTTTTCAGCTGTATTTAAAATCTTTGAGAAATCTGAGGTCCGATGGCTCATTTCTATgagagaatgggaaaaaaaaacataaaatggaaCAAGACAGCAATGCATGAGTGTGATTTTAACAAATGTGCTAAGCTGAAACATTCTTACACTCGCAGACCCAATAATCAAAGGCTTCCATTCCCAGTTCAAGCACGTATTTCTGTTGAGCCTTCCAAATGCCCATAAAACCCTTACTTTTCAGATTTTGTCCAGTTCTCTGCAAATCCATTCATATTTGGCAGCCACATGACCCCAcaaaaagtgaataaaaaaatatttttaagataagTAAGTAATAAGATATTTTTAAGTAAGATGCATGCTTCTTCACTCTAAAAAAACCCTTAGCTACTACTTTACTCTCTACCTGTTAAACCAGTACAGGGGTGTTGCTTTGTTATTGTTCAAAAACTTAATCATGCAGTAGTCCTAATTAGAAGTTAAGGCTActaaattttaatttcttttattaaacCATAGTCTTTCTTCTACCTAGAAGAGCAAACAATTTTAACACAGATCCATATCCCAAAGAGACTGCTGCACACCGTACATTTAGCAATGAAAAAGTTTCAGAGGAGTAGTAAAATGCTGGGAATTTGTAATGTAGTAAAATGCTGGGAATGTTTGTTCATAAATGTTTTGTGCTTCTGGGACTGAAAAGTGACTCAGCCATGCAAATAACATAAGGCACCTCATCCTTCTGGCAGAATAGCACTGACTTCCTAATGGGAAAGACACCAGGTATCAAAAATGTCTGAAGTGTTTCACCACATGGCACACAAGATTTGTGCATAAATACATGTGtttacataaataaatttacataaataaatgtgtttacaCATACTGTAGGGAAGCTGGGAAGGGACGTTTTATAAGGGCACgtagcagcaggacaaggggaaagagttttaaactggaagaagacAGATTTAGACaagaaattaggaagaaattctttactgtgagggtgttgagacattggaacaggttgcccagagtggctgtggatgccctctccctggaggcattcaaggccaggctggttggGCATTGAGCAacatggtctagtgggaggtgcCATGCTGCTCATAGCAGTGAGATTgcaactagatgatcttaaaggtcccttccaatccaaaccattctatgattagcTACTTCCATCCATAGTCCTTTACGTCGTTGGATTAGTAAACAGCTATCTGTGGATTGTTTAATGATTCCctcaaatgaataaaaagcaaggaaagaacaCAGTTTACAAAAGGACATACATAACCAGAACAAGGTATTACAAGCTATTACacaagaaaatgaagtattCAGTTGcaaaaatcaacagcaaaagcttgcttttggtgttttttttaagttgaaTTAGGTATCTACACTCcgaaaaacatacaaaaattgtAAAGTCTTGCTTACCCAGAACACTAATACCAAGTCCTTTGTAGTCCACCAATTCTTTCTGAGCTGCTAATAATACCtaacaagaaataaacaaataaaaatcacagataaATTAAGGATTTTCTACTATGTGGAATCCTTAACATTTCATAGACAGACCAGCTGTTCCATAGTGCAGTAACCTAACATTTCTctaaagaaattaataaaataataggCACCATGTAATTTCATTGTATCTAATAGCTGAAGGCATGTCTTAAAACGGCATAATTAAATCCCACGCTTCATGTGGAGATTTCTTATTTCAATAGTTACACTTCCAGATTACCTCAGAATGGCTTTTAAGTGGAACTCCAGAGTGCTTACAGAAGGCTTAATGTTCTGGAGGATGCTTTTTCTACCCTTATTCTACTCTTGCAAGGGGCTACCTTGTGTTCTTTCACTCACCTCCCACATACAGGCTAGCTGAGATATGGAAATAAACATCAAAAAAGAGCACAAGGCATTGGATACCTCACACTGAATCAATACCACAAGGCCTGGTTCCATAGGACAAAGTCCTGCACTTTCTGAAGATGCACCTTCTCTGTTactgaaaattaataaaagaatTCATGACAGCTCTGAGGCTACAGAAGTCAAGTTACTTTTAGGAGCCTTGACAAGTTGATTTGCTGCTTCAGCCTTTCGTTTGCCTTTCTTCCATAGCTCTCCCATGTCAACAAAGCAGAATTAGAACCTAACCATCTGTTTCAACGCTACTTCTGGTTTCAATGAATTCCTGTATCAGAGGCAAAGCTTTCTTAGCCCCTCCAAATAGAAGCAGGAGATGGAAATTCAGTAGAAAAGCCTCCAGAGCAATCGCTGTACATGCACATCTCAGGGTCTGCCAAGACACCACATGCTTcgggcagctgcaggagcaatCCAACCACTTTGCTGATAGAGCATGTGTGATCCATCAGCTGTAAAGCTGGTAACCAGCAGCTCAACCatgaacagctgtgctgttttgcaTCTCTGAGATCACAGTATTTTAACAAATGTGTTTCACGCTGCAAACGTACCCATGCCAAATGAGAGTTTAAAAAGCTAAAGTGAACTTGCAGATCATCAGAAAGGGCTCGTTAAAACACTAGGTAGAATCCAGTTCTGTTGGTAGCATTATCTGATAACCTGCACATGCCTTCCTATAGACATTTATGGTACTTCCTAATAGGCACAAAGAGCTCTGTCTTCAGAAAGTCTGAGCACCCCGCACGCAGCATCACCTCAAAGTCAAACACTGAGAAGCAATGAGGCAGCAGAGCctattcctgctgctgtgtttccGAAGGAGCTGAAGTaaccagcagctggcagcacagctggaccCTCCTCCAACGCCCCACGAACTGCGACAACGTGACCAATATCGCTGCAGACACGGCGAGAGCTCCTTTCTGAGCAAGCACTTCTACCATATGGAGCAATCAATGTCTTTGCAGTGCGATCTTTAGGGGACGTTTCCAGGAGGGAACTcgtaaagaaaatattaaaaaattgCGGTGGAGCAAGCTCATTTACCAAGTAAAACTGGGAAGGAAAGAACAATAAGGGCAATAAGTAAGCAAACGAAGACAAGAACCACGGACTCTCCCGGAACATCGCTCCTATGCTGACAGTCGGATGCCTGTAAGCCAGCACGAGCCACCCCCGCTCCACACGCAACCGGGTAATCTGCGGCTGCTGATGCAACTTCCCACAGAGTTGAGTCTGCACTCGCTGCACTCCCGATCATTTCTTGCAATGCAGAGCCGGCACTGGGTCGCCATGCCCTCTATCTGACGGGAAGGATCCAACTCAGCACGAGAAGCGCAGCGCACCGACGGGACTCCAGCGCTCCACGCAGAAGCCGCCTCGGCGCCGGACAACGCCAGCACGGCCGCCCTGCAGCGCCGGCGGAGGAGAAGGGGCAGCGGCTCACCGCACGCGAACTTGGGACGGCAGCCGGGATAAAGGAACGGAGAGCTACGCCGTCGACTTTATCCCTGTTTACCTCAGCTTCTCGGCCTTCTCTCGGCAGCGGCAGCCCCAGAGGGCCACACAGGGAGCGACGCCTTCCGCAGCCCCAGCGAGGCACCCCCCCGCGGCCGGAGAGAGCGACCCGCCCCACCAAGCGCGGCTGCCCGCGACTCCCACCTCGCCGCCACAGCCGGAGGCTCCCAGCCCTTACTCACAGAGCGCGGCAGCTTGGCCGGCCCAGCGCCGAAGTTCGCCACCTGCCGCCCCCCTTCCATCATGGCGCCGCTCGCCCACCACTGCTCGCCGCCCCCGGGCGCCGCGCCGGTATAAaccccccgccgcccgcccgccgaTTGGCTGCCCTCGCGCACACCTCGTGGGAGGGGCCGCTGCCGGACCGCCCCGCCGATTGGCCGCCCGCGGGCAGCGCCCCGGCCGCCCATTGGCAGCGCGGCCACG
Coding sequences within it:
- the PSAT1 gene encoding phosphoserine aminotransferase isoform X1 — translated: MMEGGRQVANFGAGPAKLPRSVLLAAQKELVDYKGLGISVLEMSHRTSDFSKILNTAENLLRELLNIPENYKVIFLQGGGSGQFSAVPLNLIGLKEGRHADYVVTGAWSAKAAKEAEKYAKVNIVHPKLSAYTNIPDPATWNLNPDASYVYYCANETVHGVEFDFVPDVKGAVLVCDMSSNFLSRPVDVSKFGVIFAGAQKNVGCAGVTVVIVREDLLGFALKECPVVMDYKTQAANGSLYNTPPCYSIYIMGLVLEWIKNNGGAAAMDKLSLIKSRMIYDIIDNSNGFYVCPVEKKNRSRMNVPFRIGSNKGDEALEKKFLEKAVELNMISLKGHRSVGGIRASLYNAVTVEDVQKLATFMRSFMQTHQS
- the PSAT1 gene encoding phosphoserine aminotransferase isoform X2, with the translated sequence MSHRTSDFSKILNTAENLLRELLNIPENYKVIFLQGGGSGQFSAVPLNLIGLKEGRHADYVVTGAWSAKAAKEAEKYAKVNIVHPKLSAYTNIPDPATWNLNPDASYVYYCANETVHGVEFDFVPDVKGAVLVCDMSSNFLSRPVDVSKFGVIFAGAQKNVGCAGVTVVIVREDLLGFALKECPVVMDYKTQAANGSLYNTPPCYSIYIMGLVLEWIKNNGGAAAMDKLSLIKSRMIYDIIDNSNGFYVCPVEKKNRSRMNVPFRIGSNKGDEALEKKFLEKAVELNMISLKGHRSVGGIRASLYNAVTVEDVQKLATFMRSFMQTHQS